The following are encoded in a window of Eleutherodactylus coqui strain aEleCoq1 chromosome 12, aEleCoq1.hap1, whole genome shotgun sequence genomic DNA:
- the HNRNPA2B1 gene encoding heterogeneous nuclear ribonucleoproteins A2/B1 isoform X3 yields MRDSSSKRSRGFGFVTFSSMNEVDAAMSARPHSIDGRVVEPKRAVAREESAKPGAHVTVKKLFVGGIKEDTEEHHLREYFEEYGKIDSIEIITDKQSGKKRGFGFVTFDDHDPVDKIVLQKYHTINGHNAEVRKALSRQEMHEVQNTRSSRGGGNFGFGDSRGGGGNFGAGPGSNFRGGSDSYGGGRGYGDGYNGYSGGQGGGNFGGGPGYGGGRGGYGGGGPGYGNQGGGYGGGYDNYGGGNYGGGGNYNEFGNYNQQSSNYGPMKSGGNFGGGSRSMGGPYGGGGNYGPGSGSGGSSGGYGGRSRY; encoded by the exons ATGAGGGACTCTTCAAGCAAAAGATCCAGAGGCTTTGGGTTTGTGACTTTCTCATCTATGAATGAAGTTGATGCTGCAATGTCGGCCCGGCCACATTCTATTGACGGAAGAGTGGTGGAGCCTAAGCGTGCTGTTGCAAGAGAG GAATCTGCAAAACCCGGTGCCCATGTTACGGTTAAGAAACTTTTTGTTGGTGGCATTAAGGAAGACACTGAAGAACATCACCTTAGGGAATATTTTGAAGAATATGGAAAAATTGACAGCATTGAAATCATTACAGATAAACAATCGGGCAAGAAAAGAGGCTTTGGCTTTGTGACATTCGATGACCATGATCCTGTTGATAAAATTGTTT tgcAAAAATATCACACTATAAATGGACATAATGCAGAAGTAAGGAAGGCTTTATCAAGACAAGAAATGCACGAAGTACAGAATACAAGGAGTAGCAGAGGAGGAG GCAACTTTGGTTTTGGTGACTCTCGTGGAGGTGGTGGAAACTTTGGTGCAGGACCTGGCAGCAACTTCAGAGGCGGTTCTG ATAGCTATGGTGGTGGTCGTGGATATGGTGACGGATACAATGGTTACAGTGGTGGTCAAGGAG GTGGAAACTTTGGTGGAGGACCAGGTTATGGCGGTGGACGAGGTGGATATGGTGGTGGTGGTCCAGGTTATGGAAACCAAGGTGGTGGATATGGCGGCGGATATGATAACTATGGTGGAG GCAACTACGGCGGTGGTGGAAACTACAATGAGTTTGGGAACTACAACCAACAGTCTTCGAATTATGGTCCAATGAAGAGTGGTGGTAACTTCGGAGGTGGCAGCAGGAGCATGGGAGGACCATATGGTGGTGGCG GAAACTATGGTCCTGGAAGCGgcagcggaggcagcagcggtgGATATGGAGGGAGAAGTCGATACTAA
- the HNRNPA2B1 gene encoding heterogeneous nuclear ribonucleoproteins A2/B1 isoform X1: MEREKEQFRKLFIGGLSFETTEDSLRKYYEQWGKLTDCVVMRDSSSKRSRGFGFVTFSSMNEVDAAMSARPHSIDGRVVEPKRAVAREESAKPGAHVTVKKLFVGGIKEDTEEHHLREYFEEYGKIDSIEIITDKQSGKKRGFGFVTFDDHDPVDKIVLQKYHTINGHNAEVRKALSRQEMHEVQNTRSSRGGGNFGFGDSRGGGGNFGAGPGSNFRGGSDSYGGGRGYGDGYNGYSGGQGGGNFGGGPGYGGGRGGYGGGGPGYGNQGGGYGGGYDNYGGGNYGGGGNYNEFGNYNQQSSNYGPMKSGGNFGGGSRSMGGPYGGGGNYGPGSGSGGSSGGYGGRSRY, encoded by the exons ATGGAG aggGAAAAGGAACAATTCCGCAAACTGTTCATCGGCGGTCTTAGCTTCGAAACAACAGAGGACAGTCTACGAAAATACTACGAGCAATGGGGCAAGCTGACCGACTGTGTG GTTATGAGGGACTCTTCAAGCAAAAGATCCAGAGGCTTTGGGTTTGTGACTTTCTCATCTATGAATGAAGTTGATGCTGCAATGTCGGCCCGGCCACATTCTATTGACGGAAGAGTGGTGGAGCCTAAGCGTGCTGTTGCAAGAGAG GAATCTGCAAAACCCGGTGCCCATGTTACGGTTAAGAAACTTTTTGTTGGTGGCATTAAGGAAGACACTGAAGAACATCACCTTAGGGAATATTTTGAAGAATATGGAAAAATTGACAGCATTGAAATCATTACAGATAAACAATCGGGCAAGAAAAGAGGCTTTGGCTTTGTGACATTCGATGACCATGATCCTGTTGATAAAATTGTTT tgcAAAAATATCACACTATAAATGGACATAATGCAGAAGTAAGGAAGGCTTTATCAAGACAAGAAATGCACGAAGTACAGAATACAAGGAGTAGCAGAGGAGGAG GCAACTTTGGTTTTGGTGACTCTCGTGGAGGTGGTGGAAACTTTGGTGCAGGACCTGGCAGCAACTTCAGAGGCGGTTCTG ATAGCTATGGTGGTGGTCGTGGATATGGTGACGGATACAATGGTTACAGTGGTGGTCAAGGAG GTGGAAACTTTGGTGGAGGACCAGGTTATGGCGGTGGACGAGGTGGATATGGTGGTGGTGGTCCAGGTTATGGAAACCAAGGTGGTGGATATGGCGGCGGATATGATAACTATGGTGGAG GCAACTACGGCGGTGGTGGAAACTACAATGAGTTTGGGAACTACAACCAACAGTCTTCGAATTATGGTCCAATGAAGAGTGGTGGTAACTTCGGAGGTGGCAGCAGGAGCATGGGAGGACCATATGGTGGTGGCG GAAACTATGGTCCTGGAAGCGgcagcggaggcagcagcggtgGATATGGAGGGAGAAGTCGATACTAA
- the HNRNPA2B1 gene encoding heterogeneous nuclear ribonucleoproteins A2/B1 isoform X2, with product MEREKEQFRKLFIGGLSFETTEDSLRKYYEQWGKLTDCVVMRDSSSKRSRGFGFVTFSSMNEVDAAMSARPHSIDGRVVEPKRAVAREESAKPGAHVTVKKLFVGGIKEDTEEHHLREYFEEYGKIDSIEIITDKQSGKKRGFGFVTFDDHDPVDKIVLQKYHTINGHNAEVRKALSRQEMHEVQNTRSSRGGNFGFGDSRGGGGNFGAGPGSNFRGGSDSYGGGRGYGDGYNGYSGGQGGGNFGGGPGYGGGRGGYGGGGPGYGNQGGGYGGGYDNYGGGNYGGGGNYNEFGNYNQQSSNYGPMKSGGNFGGGSRSMGGPYGGGGNYGPGSGSGGSSGGYGGRSRY from the exons ATGGAG aggGAAAAGGAACAATTCCGCAAACTGTTCATCGGCGGTCTTAGCTTCGAAACAACAGAGGACAGTCTACGAAAATACTACGAGCAATGGGGCAAGCTGACCGACTGTGTG GTTATGAGGGACTCTTCAAGCAAAAGATCCAGAGGCTTTGGGTTTGTGACTTTCTCATCTATGAATGAAGTTGATGCTGCAATGTCGGCCCGGCCACATTCTATTGACGGAAGAGTGGTGGAGCCTAAGCGTGCTGTTGCAAGAGAG GAATCTGCAAAACCCGGTGCCCATGTTACGGTTAAGAAACTTTTTGTTGGTGGCATTAAGGAAGACACTGAAGAACATCACCTTAGGGAATATTTTGAAGAATATGGAAAAATTGACAGCATTGAAATCATTACAGATAAACAATCGGGCAAGAAAAGAGGCTTTGGCTTTGTGACATTCGATGACCATGATCCTGTTGATAAAATTGTTT tgcAAAAATATCACACTATAAATGGACATAATGCAGAAGTAAGGAAGGCTTTATCAAGACAAGAAATGCACGAAGTACAGAATACAAGGAGTAGCAGAGG AGGCAACTTTGGTTTTGGTGACTCTCGTGGAGGTGGTGGAAACTTTGGTGCAGGACCTGGCAGCAACTTCAGAGGCGGTTCTG ATAGCTATGGTGGTGGTCGTGGATATGGTGACGGATACAATGGTTACAGTGGTGGTCAAGGAG GTGGAAACTTTGGTGGAGGACCAGGTTATGGCGGTGGACGAGGTGGATATGGTGGTGGTGGTCCAGGTTATGGAAACCAAGGTGGTGGATATGGCGGCGGATATGATAACTATGGTGGAG GCAACTACGGCGGTGGTGGAAACTACAATGAGTTTGGGAACTACAACCAACAGTCTTCGAATTATGGTCCAATGAAGAGTGGTGGTAACTTCGGAGGTGGCAGCAGGAGCATGGGAGGACCATATGGTGGTGGCG GAAACTATGGTCCTGGAAGCGgcagcggaggcagcagcggtgGATATGGAGGGAGAAGTCGATACTAA